The stretch of DNA CTCACCTACGATACTCATCAATTTTGTTGCAACCCGGATTTGCATGCCAAAGATGGTTGCTGTTGAGTGACACGAGTCCGTTCCCCCTTCAGCATTACAATGCAGACCGCAGAATGCAGTCGGGACACCGATCACCGTCGCCTGGAGAAAGACACAACTTGGTCGACAAAACAAGCGCAGGTCTAATTGAAGCGACATCGCTGTTATGCATCTCAACTCCCAGGTTATTCGAGTTCTGGCCCGCCGAAAGCGAAGCACGAAGTCATGTTTTTCGAGTCCATTGCCAAGTCCAATGCGCCAACTCTGCTTTGCATCAGTCTAGTGTACGAAGCATGAACTGCCGCCTTGGAATCCATGCATACGATCGTAGCGGCTCCGGTCTGAGAGTTTTCGTCATCAGCAAGCACAATTATTAGTACGGAGCGAATAGCTCGGGAGGGTGGGACAATCCTGGGTgaaggagaaagaagtcGAGGAGCAGTGCCACAGCACCCTACACAGGCATGCGATATGTTGGTGGGTTCTTGGCCTTGATCACCTGGAGATCTGTCGACACATCCCCTGAGATGTCGACCGATGTCATCGTCGGAACAGGTTTCGGAATGCTCCCACAGGAACATCTCTTAGTTCGAACAGAATACCGGCCAATGGACAGCGCGAGTTGTCGAGAATTGATGCCGACAAGAAAGCCGAAACGCTCCTGGAACAAGCCATGGTCTGATATTGATCAAGACAGAACCTCACAGATGTTCCGCTTCTCGGAAAAAGTGGACAAACGCCTCAAGCTGCCAATTCCGACTTCTGCGGCAGTCTCGTCTCATCTCGACCGGAAATGGCAGGCAAAGCCTCAAATCCAGGTCTTCCGTTAGCGTTTCCATACAGCAAGCCAGTGAACAAAGTTTTCGTCAAATGTCGTCCGACATATCGGGCAATGAGGCGAAAAGTGTTTGCAGATTTGCGTCTTCAGGCCCGAGCGGGAGGACTCGCGGCAACTCTTTTCGGGGACATGGACTAGCGTTGCGGCAGACGCTGCGAATCAGACGCAAAGTATGGATTAAATGGCTTCTTCTGGCAGCCGGAGGTTAATGATGTATCACCCGATGTACGGCTCATGTGCGAGGTGAAGAGAATGGAAGTGGTGTGATGGCGGGAATCCAGCGAGAACAGAAGGCGGATCATTTCCGATCTCGCCGATTGTCTCGTGATGTTCCGCTTGGCGGCTGAAATTTCACCCGGGCCTGCGAGACAGGAGATTTGCAAAATGACGGAGGCAAGGACAGAGTTCATCGGAAGTAAATGCATCATTTTCCAATTGCAAATTGAGATTTGGATTCACGTGAATGACATAGCCACGATTTCCTCACAGCTCATCGGCATTCGTTTTCTCCTCAACAGCACCCTTCTCAACAGGTTCTGGCTGCGGGCTCGAAATCCTCTTCCGCCTCCACTGCTTGCCCTTCCACTGCAAGACCGCCACCGGAAGCACACTGCACAGAAAGATCAAGCCAGCCATCAAACCTCCGCTCGCGGATCCCCCCAGACTCTCCAGCATATCAGGATACCAAAATGGCCCTATAAAAGCCCACGTGGACCGAACGCAGTTGATGAAGGTCCCGATACTTGCGCTGTGCTCTACATGACAGTCCACAGCATATGTTGTAGACACAGTAGCAATGATCTGGGCGCCGACGGCTGCGATtgcgatgccgatgatggGCGTCACATTCCAATGACCTTGCTCGGACTGCTGAAAGCGGACGCCAaagacgatgatgccgaCCATGCCAAGTGCGAAGCCAATGTACGACAGCCAGAGACGATGCTCAGCCGGAGGTGCCCGGTATCCCAGCCTCTTGGCTTTATGATTCATCCAGAAGTCGCTCAGACGTCCGCCGATCTGCTCGCCGATGATACTTCCGATAATGATGCCCAAGAACTGCAGGCCGATCTGCTGAGCATTGAATCCGAATTTCGGCACAAAGAGTTGCGGGATTTCCACTGTAAGCAGAACACTGCAGAAGCCGAAGACGATCGAGTACGCGATTGTCGGAATGACGATGGAAGGATATTTGAATAAGCTCAGAGGCTGGATGAACTCGTACAGCTTGAGTGGGTTGGGGTCCAGGCGGCCAAAGGTAAGATACTCCTGCTTGAATGCAGATCCAACGTGCGTAACACCTTTGCGAACATATCTTGTCTCAGGCTGTAGGAAGAGAGCAAGGATGAATTGCGCACCGTTGATCATGGCCAGAACCCAGTAAATCCATCTGTAATTTCCGGTTTGAGTAACGACGAAGCCCATGATGAAGGGACCCAAAGGAGGACCTATTGGACATTAGCGACTACGGACGACCGATGAGAGGGGTAAGCTTGTGATCTTACCAAGCGTGACAAGCAAAGTCCAAACACCCATGAACTGCgctctctgcttcttgaAGTACGTCTCCGTCACCACGCCACTCCCGATACCTCCGGGAGGGCTGATGAAGAACGAAACAAAAGCACGACACACTGCCATAGTAGCATAGCTATGCGACAAAGCACAGCCGACGTTGAAAAGCAACGATCCAATTGCACTGATGAGCCAAACAGGTCTCCGCCCATAGCGATTCGAAATCGGTTTCCAGAACAGTGGAGCGAAGCCCAGAATCGCAATTTGTAACGACGTCAAGTACGATGCCCTTGTGATCGAGGTCTCGAACTCTTCAGCAATGTTCTCGTATGCTGGGATGATGGCCGCTGCGATAAAGGTTGTCATCATGGCATGGAATGCAACACAGGACAGGTTTGCCAGCTTTTTCCATTCGGGCCAGTTGTAAGGGTCTGCTGGATCTGCTGAAGGTATCGGATCGAGGTCCAGTGTGCCATGGCGACTGAGGAGATAGTCGCGATGTTCTTGTGGGAGGTATGCTGCTTCTCCGAGGCTGATATTTGTGGCTCGATGTCCGATTTCGATGTCGGAGCTTGCAGTATCTGGCTGTATTTGAAGCTTTTGGTCGTTGGATGTGAGGTTTCCGGGCGCGAAGTCCTGCTCGTCGCCTGCCCGCTTCTGTTCTGTCATCGTTGCTGGATGCTGTAGCGAGTTCGCAAAGGCTTCCGAGGCACAGCCTTATAAGCTGAGGATAAGGCTCTCTTTCAGCTTCAATTTCAACTCCCACGAGATTTCTCAGG from Cercospora beticola chromosome 1, complete sequence encodes:
- a CDS encoding uncharacterized protein (SMCOG1106:major facilitator transporter~antiSMASH:Cluster_9); this translates as MTEQKRAGDEQDFAPGNLTSNDQKLQIQPDTASSDIEIGHRATNISLGEAAYLPQEHRDYLLSRHGTLDLDPIPSADPADPYNWPEWKKLANLSCVAFHAMMTTFIAAAIIPAYENIAEEFETSITRASYLTSLQIAILGFAPLFWKPISNRYGRRPVWLISAIGSLLFNVGCALSHSYATMAVCRAFVSFFISPPGGIGSGVVTETYFKKQRAQFMGVWTLLVTLGPPLGPFIMGFVVTQTGNYRWIYWVLAMINGAQFILALFLQPETRYVRKGVTHVGSAFKQEYLTFGRLDPNPLKLYEFIQPLSLFKYPSIVIPTIAYSIVFGFCSVLLTVEIPQLFVPKFGFNAQQIGLQFLGIIIGSIIGEQIGGRLSDFWMNHKAKRLGYRAPPAEHRLWLSYIGFALGMVGIIVFGVRFQQSEQGHWNVTPIIGIAIAAVGAQIIATVSTTYAVDCHVEHSASIGTFINCVRSTWAFIGPFWYPDMLESLGGSASGGLMAGLIFLCSVLPVAVLQWKGKQWRRKRISSPQPEPVEKGAVEEKTNADEL